The following proteins are co-located in the Gemmatimonadales bacterium genome:
- the hutH gene encoding histidine ammonia-lyase, which produces VTTVTLAPTGRTALERARRVIEDAIAAGESVYGVTTGFGRLAEVMIAPEERILLQRNVIRSHASGFGEPISREAVRALMLLRANTLAHGHSGCTVRCVESLLDFLNRGIHPVVPEFGSVGASGDLVPLAHVALGLMGEGDVEMGGRVVPARDALAAAGLQPLDVREKDGLSLINGTQFCSALGVLALLEAEGALDALEVAGAMSLDALKGSPGPFAENIQAIRPHPGQAASAARLRALLAGSEIRESHRHGDDRIQDAYSLRCMPQVHGAARDALAYVRRVLEIEINSATDNPLVFPETGEIVSGGNFHAQIVAQALDLLAIALADLAAISDRRIERLMNPDTSGLPAFLARNPGVESGLMMLQTAVADVLTEMRVLASPASTHSVPTGAGREDHVSMGPAAARKARRAAWCMSYVAAAELLCAAEAIEHHRPMKTGLALERAHARLREAVPRLERDRPLAADVEAVAGLVQRGAFAGT; this is translated from the coding sequence GGTCACGACCGTCACGCTCGCCCCAACGGGACGCACCGCGTTGGAGCGCGCGCGGCGCGTGATCGAGGACGCGATCGCGGCCGGCGAGAGCGTCTACGGCGTGACGACGGGCTTCGGCCGGCTGGCCGAGGTGATGATCGCCCCCGAAGAGCGGATCCTGCTCCAACGCAACGTCATCAGGAGCCATGCCTCCGGCTTCGGCGAGCCGATCTCCCGCGAGGCCGTGCGCGCGCTCATGCTGCTGCGCGCCAACACGCTCGCCCATGGCCACTCGGGCTGCACCGTCCGCTGCGTCGAGTCGCTCCTCGACTTCCTGAATCGCGGTATCCATCCCGTCGTGCCGGAGTTCGGCTCCGTCGGCGCGAGCGGCGACCTGGTGCCGCTCGCCCACGTCGCGCTCGGCCTCATGGGCGAGGGCGACGTCGAGATGGGCGGCCGCGTCGTCCCGGCGAGGGATGCGCTCGCGGCCGCCGGCCTCCAGCCGCTCGACGTGCGCGAGAAGGACGGGCTCTCGCTCATCAACGGCACCCAGTTCTGCTCCGCCCTGGGCGTGCTCGCGCTACTCGAGGCGGAAGGTGCGCTCGACGCGCTCGAGGTGGCCGGTGCGATGAGCCTCGACGCCCTCAAGGGCTCACCCGGACCGTTCGCGGAGAACATCCAGGCGATACGGCCCCACCCGGGCCAGGCGGCCAGCGCGGCGAGACTGCGCGCCCTACTCGCGGGGAGCGAGATCCGCGAGTCCCACCGCCACGGGGACGACCGCATCCAGGACGCCTACTCGCTGCGCTGCATGCCGCAGGTGCACGGCGCCGCCCGCGACGCCCTAGCCTATGTGCGCCGGGTGCTCGAGATCGAGATCAACAGCGCGACCGACAACCCACTCGTCTTCCCCGAGACCGGCGAGATCGTGAGCGGTGGCAACTTCCACGCCCAGATCGTGGCCCAGGCGCTGGACCTGCTAGCCATCGCGCTCGCCGACCTCGCCGCCATCAGCGACCGCCGTATCGAGCGGCTGATGAACCCTGACACGTCCGGGCTGCCGGCCTTCCTCGCCCGGAATCCCGGCGTCGAGTCGGGGCTCATGATGCTCCAGACCGCCGTGGCGGACGTGCTCACGGAGATGCGCGTCCTCGCGTCGCCGGCGAGCACGCATTCGGTGCCCACGGGCGCGGGCCGCGAGGACCACGTCTCGATGGGGCCGGCCGCGGCGCGAAAGGCGCGACGGGCCGCCTGGTGCATGAGCTACGTCGCGGCCGCCGAGCTGCTCTGCGCCGCCGAGGCCATCGAGCACCACCGGCCGATGAAGACGGGCCTCGCCCTCGAGCGGGCGCACGCCCGGCTGCGTGAGGCGGTGCCGCGTCTCGAGCGCGACCGTCCCCTCGCGGCCGATGTCGAAGCGGTCGCCGGGCTGGTCCAGCGCGGCGCGTTCGCCGGGACGTAG
- a CDS encoding BTAD domain-containing putative transcriptional regulator yields the protein MISCRTLGPVEILVDGGAPPPELLWRKNLALLVYLARSPRHLRTREHLIGLLWADKPETAARHSLREAVRILRRCLGDSGVLHEGAQIGLEPGTIDLDTDRFDALTSAGDWRGAADLVGGEFLEGFSVPDASTFEDWLTAERATWRGRSVDALVRRAEELLRVGQPLDAVAAANFALSLDRTSETAARTVMRSHALTGNRSAALETYAALAARLDQELGTEPDGETQALADRVRRERTWRVAEPAPHRVGAESRRAPLVGREAELGHLLDAWDAARRSRQPGVGLVEGETGMGITRLVDEVVARARLDGAATSTVRAVEADRKEPWSGVLGLARGGLLDAPGLAAAPPAALAAFAARAAEWADRFGDAVRGETPLPMGRALSEVLRAVADEQAVLLAADDAQWLDHDSLLALRAALRDLADAPIFLLFAATPRPPRDELDEMRARLGRDLDGANVLLQPLDAAALRALARWAIPAYGDEQLDRVARRIAADSAGLPLLAVELLHAVALGHDLLGAERVWPEPLKTFEHSYPGELPSAVIAAIRVGYRRLSANAQAMLTVASVLGDRVAPDALTRGSGLDPEPAAAALDELEWQRWLTAEPRGYAFVARIVRDIVARDMVTPGQRQRIKERAASA from the coding sequence GTGATCAGCTGCCGCACCCTCGGCCCGGTCGAGATCCTCGTGGACGGCGGGGCGCCACCTCCCGAGCTGCTCTGGCGCAAGAACCTCGCGCTCCTCGTGTACCTCGCGCGATCGCCCCGCCACCTCCGAACCCGCGAACACCTGATCGGGCTGCTCTGGGCCGACAAGCCCGAAACTGCCGCGCGCCATTCGTTGCGTGAGGCCGTGCGGATCCTGCGGCGTTGCCTCGGCGACAGCGGCGTCCTCCATGAGGGCGCGCAGATCGGACTGGAGCCCGGCACCATCGACCTCGACACGGACCGGTTCGACGCGCTCACGTCGGCCGGTGACTGGCGCGGCGCGGCGGACCTGGTCGGAGGAGAGTTCCTCGAGGGCTTCAGCGTTCCCGATGCATCCACCTTCGAGGACTGGCTCACCGCGGAGCGCGCGACGTGGCGCGGACGCTCGGTGGACGCGCTGGTTCGCCGCGCCGAAGAGCTGCTGCGGGTCGGCCAGCCGCTCGACGCGGTCGCGGCGGCTAATTTCGCCCTCTCGCTGGACCGGACTTCCGAGACTGCCGCGCGAACGGTGATGCGGAGCCACGCCCTCACCGGCAACCGCTCCGCGGCGCTCGAGACCTACGCGGCGCTGGCCGCGCGCCTCGACCAGGAACTTGGCACCGAGCCGGACGGCGAGACGCAGGCGCTCGCCGACCGGGTGCGTCGCGAGCGGACGTGGCGGGTGGCGGAGCCGGCGCCGCACCGCGTGGGCGCGGAGTCCCGCCGCGCACCGCTGGTAGGCCGAGAGGCCGAGCTTGGCCACCTCCTCGACGCCTGGGACGCCGCCCGAAGATCGCGACAGCCCGGCGTGGGATTGGTCGAGGGCGAGACCGGGATGGGCATCACGCGGCTGGTGGATGAAGTGGTAGCGCGGGCGCGGCTCGACGGAGCCGCGACCAGCACCGTGCGGGCGGTCGAGGCCGATCGCAAGGAGCCCTGGAGCGGCGTCCTCGGGCTGGCGCGGGGCGGACTGCTTGACGCCCCGGGGCTGGCCGCGGCGCCGCCCGCCGCGCTCGCCGCGTTCGCCGCCCGCGCGGCGGAGTGGGCCGACCGGTTCGGCGACGCGGTGCGCGGCGAGACGCCGCTCCCGATGGGACGCGCCCTGAGCGAGGTGCTGCGCGCGGTGGCAGACGAGCAAGCGGTGCTCCTCGCCGCCGACGATGCCCAGTGGCTCGACCACGACTCGCTCCTGGCTCTCCGCGCCGCGCTGCGCGACCTGGCCGACGCCCCGATCTTCCTGTTGTTCGCAGCCACACCCCGCCCCCCGCGCGACGAGCTGGACGAGATGCGCGCCCGCCTCGGACGCGACCTCGACGGCGCGAACGTGCTGCTCCAGCCGCTCGACGCAGCCGCCCTGCGTGCACTCGCCCGCTGGGCCATCCCCGCCTACGGCGACGAACAGCTCGACCGGGTCGCCCGGCGCATCGCCGCCGACTCGGCCGGCCTACCGCTGCTCGCCGTCGAGTTGCTTCACGCGGTGGCGCTGGGGCACGACCTGTTGGGCGCTGAGCGCGTCTGGCCCGAGCCGCTCAAGACATTCGAGCACAGCTATCCCGGCGAGCTCCCATCGGCGGTGATCGCCGCGATACGCGTCGGGTACCGCCGCCTCAGCGCCAACGCGCAGGCGATGCTGACCGTCGCGTCGGTGCTCGGCGACCGGGTCGCGCCCGATGCCCTCACCCGCGGCTCAGGGCTCGACCCCGAGCCCGCGGCCGCCGCCCTCGACGAGTTGGAGTGGCAACGCTGGCTGACCGCCGAGCCCCGCGGCTACGCGTTCGTCGCGCGCATCGTGCGGGACATCGTGGCCCGCGATATGGTCACCCCCGGCCAGCGCCAGCGCATCAAGGAGCGCGCCGCCTCGGCTTGA
- a CDS encoding serine/threonine-protein kinase → MPEERSYAPAEGITPLSPITADHRGRPAPGAAASLRDRLRSALGPSYQLGLELGRGGMGVVIRATDLRLRREVAIKVLPPELAWRADLRTRLVREAQLAAGLSHPNIVPIYDVGETEELVWLIMAFVEGETVGDKVAREGPQPLSVVRRVLQNVAWALAYAHARGVLHRDIKPDNIMLEAATGRPVVTDFGIAKALTGDELHLTAPGQLIGTLAYMAPEQVLGEGPADGRADLYSLGLVGFYLLTGQHALQGQSMGSIVAEHTKGVVPDPRPLRPRIPERLVGALNTALAAKPSDRAATAEAFAEAIGRAGPDVPETPAVIQTFFRASRRTFTTVSLFGIGIGVVGFSAIPGVLTLLFLGAVTAGWLRRLETVTRAGFGWEAVRRGLYGERARYLDERTVRPNVRVSAPLTSLLWFITVAGSALLGALYLDERPYQPPVVEGLNQVVLIVSAFGGFFAARTLGFIAPPEEVGRRRSSASAFRVAAPLCAVVAVMLGVPFGKLAGGGGGFLAAAITFLWLRYGPRLSARPTAEWRLSPVIDALGSWLFARTSWTKGRLRFRRDETMGGRRHRIGPTLIRRHQMAIDRALAKLPAPERQQHLDVVALVHLLGDGLEQTRRTLRETEARRLQLEAGAISVHGPDAETVLHDELERALAEEDRLRIRMREEWEALRSLESALAVGDTKERQATIATAVQLAKRVTQST, encoded by the coding sequence GTGCCAGAAGAGCGGTCGTACGCGCCAGCCGAGGGGATTACCCCTCTTTCACCGATAACGGCGGACCATCGCGGCCGGCCGGCGCCGGGCGCTGCCGCGTCGCTGCGAGACCGGCTGCGGTCAGCGCTCGGGCCGAGCTATCAGCTGGGGCTGGAGCTCGGGCGCGGCGGGATGGGCGTCGTGATCCGCGCGACCGACCTCAGGCTGCGGCGCGAGGTCGCCATCAAGGTCCTCCCGCCGGAACTCGCCTGGCGCGCCGACCTCCGCACCCGCCTGGTGCGCGAGGCGCAACTCGCCGCGGGTCTCTCCCACCCCAACATCGTCCCGATCTACGACGTCGGCGAGACCGAAGAGCTGGTCTGGCTCATCATGGCGTTCGTCGAGGGCGAGACGGTCGGCGACAAGGTCGCGCGCGAGGGACCGCAGCCACTCTCCGTGGTGCGCCGCGTCCTCCAGAACGTCGCGTGGGCGCTGGCGTACGCTCACGCCCGCGGCGTCCTCCACCGCGACATCAAGCCTGACAACATCATGCTCGAGGCGGCCACCGGGCGGCCCGTCGTCACCGACTTCGGCATCGCGAAGGCGCTGACGGGCGACGAGCTGCACCTCACCGCACCGGGGCAGCTCATCGGCACGCTCGCCTACATGGCCCCCGAACAGGTTTTGGGCGAGGGCCCGGCCGACGGGCGCGCCGATCTCTACAGCCTCGGCCTAGTCGGCTTTTACCTCCTGACGGGGCAGCACGCCCTCCAGGGCCAGTCCATGGGCTCCATTGTTGCGGAACACACCAAGGGAGTCGTGCCCGACCCCCGGCCGCTCAGGCCCCGCATCCCGGAGCGGCTCGTTGGCGCGCTCAACACCGCGCTGGCCGCCAAGCCATCCGACCGGGCAGCCACCGCCGAGGCTTTCGCCGAAGCGATCGGCCGCGCGGGACCGGACGTGCCGGAGACGCCGGCCGTGATCCAGACGTTTTTCCGGGCGTCCCGGCGCACCTTCACGACCGTGTCACTCTTCGGCATCGGGATCGGCGTCGTCGGCTTCTCGGCGATCCCCGGCGTGCTCACCCTGCTCTTTCTCGGCGCGGTGACGGCGGGCTGGCTGCGGCGACTCGAGACGGTGACGCGCGCCGGCTTCGGATGGGAGGCCGTCCGGCGCGGCCTCTACGGGGAGCGCGCCCGGTACCTCGACGAGCGCACCGTGAGGCCTAACGTGCGAGTGAGCGCGCCGCTCACGTCCCTCCTCTGGTTCATCACCGTGGCGGGGAGCGCGCTCCTGGGTGCGCTGTACCTAGACGAGCGCCCCTACCAGCCGCCCGTGGTCGAGGGCCTCAACCAGGTCGTGCTCATCGTGAGCGCCTTCGGCGGGTTCTTCGCCGCGCGCACGCTCGGGTTCATCGCACCGCCCGAAGAGGTTGGCCGGCGCCGCTCATCGGCGAGCGCCTTCCGGGTCGCCGCGCCGCTGTGTGCGGTCGTGGCCGTGATGCTCGGCGTGCCGTTCGGCAAGCTCGCCGGCGGCGGAGGCGGGTTTCTCGCCGCCGCGATCACCTTCCTCTGGCTGCGCTACGGGCCGCGGCTGTCCGCCCGGCCCACCGCCGAGTGGCGGCTGTCGCCGGTGATCGACGCGCTCGGCAGCTGGCTCTTCGCCCGGACATCGTGGACCAAGGGGCGGCTGCGGTTCCGGCGGGACGAGACGATGGGCGGGCGCAGACACCGGATCGGCCCCACGCTCATCCGCCGCCATCAGATGGCGATCGACCGCGCGCTCGCCAAGCTCCCCGCGCCCGAACGTCAGCAGCACCTCGACGTCGTGGCGCTCGTACACCTGCTCGGCGACGGACTGGAGCAGACGCGCCGCACCCTCAGGGAGACGGAGGCGCGCCGCCTCCAGCTCGAGGCCGGCGCCATCAGTGTCCACGGTCCGGACGCCGAGACCGTGCTGCACGACGAGTTGGAGCGGGCGCTGGCCGAGGAAGACCGACTGCGCATCCGGATGCGGGAAGAATGGGAGGCCCTCCGCTCCCTCGAATCGGCGCTAGCCGTCGGCGACACCAAGGAGCGCCAGGCCACGATCGCGACGGCCGTCCAGCTGGCGAAGCGCGTCACCCAGTCAACGTAG
- a CDS encoding phosphatase PAP2 family protein: MVRSFYGLRRGLAAGSAAAALLLHPVRAQQAPQPVRFIVRAWPDAAVFGATTTAEVLRRVLDDRLPRVTCAPCDPSRLWGIDRGAVGTLRAGPSNASNLLRGGATWGAGALLALSRGRGEGAARLEDILVFAEALTVTDAATTWTKVLFHRPRPERYAAGGPLPPDRDYSFPSGHTSQAFAAAAAYASILHRRGIAGRHRAEIAALFATAAATGAMRVAAHKHFPTDVLGGAVLGTAVGWSIPALHRIVAPGAR; this comes from the coding sequence ATGGTCCGGTCGTTCTACGGGTTGCGGCGCGGGCTGGCAGCCGGCTCCGCCGCCGCGGCGCTTCTCCTGCACCCGGTGCGGGCGCAACAGGCCCCTCAGCCGGTGCGCTTCATCGTCCGCGCGTGGCCGGACGCGGCGGTTTTCGGCGCGACCACCACCGCGGAAGTCCTTCGGCGGGTCCTCGACGATCGTCTGCCGCGCGTCACGTGCGCCCCGTGCGATCCCTCCCGGCTCTGGGGCATCGACCGCGGCGCGGTGGGGACGCTCCGGGCCGGCCCTTCGAACGCGAGCAACCTGTTGCGGGGCGGCGCGACGTGGGGCGCGGGCGCCCTGCTCGCCCTCAGCCGTGGCAGGGGTGAGGGCGCAGCGAGGCTGGAGGATATCCTCGTCTTCGCCGAGGCGCTGACCGTCACGGACGCCGCGACGACGTGGACGAAAGTTCTCTTCCACCGGCCGCGGCCGGAGCGCTACGCCGCCGGGGGGCCGTTGCCGCCGGACCGCGACTACTCGTTCCCATCGGGGCACACGAGCCAGGCCTTCGCGGCCGCGGCGGCGTACGCCTCGATCCTGCACCGCCGTGGGATTGCGGGGCGGCACCGCGCGGAGATCGCCGCGCTGTTCGCGACCGCGGCGGCGACCGGAGCGATGCGCGTGGCGGCGCACAAGCACTTCCCCACCGACGTGCTGGGCGGGGCCGTGCTCGGGACGGCCGTCGGTTGGTCCATCCCGGCGCTGCATCGGATAGTCGCGCCGGGAGCGCGCTGA
- a CDS encoding ABC transporter ATP-binding protein, translated as MSESVINVSELTRRFGTKTALASVSVSMPRGAVYGLVGANGAGKTTLIKHILGLLRAQSGSVRVFGLDPVADPVAVLSRIGYLSEENDLPGWMRVDELIRYSRAFYHAWDDVYAEELRQKFDLDPVAKIKNLSKGQKARAGLLIALAHRPELLVLDEPSSGLDPIVRRDILGAVIRTIADEGRTVLFSSHLLEEVEQVADHVTMISQGRIVLSAPLDTIKESHGGASLNEIFVARVGMPAAPAAEA; from the coding sequence GTGAGTGAATCGGTCATCAACGTGTCGGAGCTGACGCGCCGCTTCGGTACCAAGACGGCCCTGGCCTCGGTGAGCGTGTCCATGCCACGCGGGGCGGTCTACGGCCTCGTCGGCGCAAACGGCGCAGGCAAGACGACGCTCATCAAACATATTCTGGGCCTGCTACGGGCGCAAAGCGGCTCGGTGCGCGTCTTCGGCCTCGATCCCGTCGCCGATCCGGTCGCCGTCCTGTCGCGCATCGGCTACCTCTCCGAGGAAAACGACCTTCCCGGCTGGATGCGCGTTGACGAACTCATTCGCTACTCGCGCGCATTCTATCACGCGTGGGACGACGTGTATGCGGAAGAGCTGCGGCAGAAGTTCGACCTGGATCCCGTGGCGAAAATCAAGAACCTCTCCAAGGGGCAGAAGGCGCGGGCGGGACTGCTCATCGCATTGGCCCATCGGCCCGAATTATTGGTGCTGGATGAACCGTCGTCCGGCCTCGACCCCATCGTGCGCCGCGACATTCTCGGCGCCGTCATTCGCACCATCGCCGATGAGGGCCGCACGGTGCTCTTTTCGTCGCACTTGCTGGAGGAAGTGGAGCAGGTCGCCGATCACGTCACGATGATCAGCCAGGGCAGGATCGTCTTGAGCGCTCCGCTTGACACCATCAAGGAATCGCACGGCGGCGCGTCCCTCAATGAGATTTTCGTCGCACGCGTCGGGATGCCTGCAGCGCCGGCCGCCGAGGCGTAG